One window of the Anolis sagrei isolate rAnoSag1 chromosome 5, rAnoSag1.mat, whole genome shotgun sequence genome contains the following:
- the SMDT1 gene encoding essential MCU regulator, mitochondrial, protein MAGRLWAAAGSWMTAGPLANPRGPPRTVVPSRNVTATPSGAILPKPVKMPFGLLRVFAIVIPFLYVGTQISKSFAALLEEHDIFVPEDDDDDD, encoded by the exons ATGGCTGGGCGCCTGTGGGCCGCGGCTGGGTCCTGGATGACGGCGGGGCCCCTGGCGAACCCGAGAGGGCCTCCAAGGACCGTTGTGCCCTCTCGGAACGTAACCGCCACTCCGAGTGGCGCCATCTTGCCGAAGCCCGTCAAA ATGCCTTTTGGCCTCCTCCGTGTGTTTGCAATCGTAATTCCCTTCCTCTACGTTGGGACACAGATCAGCAAAAGCTTTGCAGCTTTGCTTGAAGAACATGACATTTTTGTGCCAgaggatgatgacgacgacgattaA